In Candidatus Thiopontia autotrophica, the genomic window CCAAACAGCGGCATCTTTTCGTCAAGCAGTCGTTTGATACTGTTCTGTGCGTAGTCGCATGGCTCTGGATCACCAGGCCCATTAGAGAGGAATACCCCGTCAGGGTTGAGTGAGAGCACCTCCTCGACCGGAGTTGTGGCCGGCACCACCTGCAGACGGCAGCCACGATCCACCAGCATGCGGAGGATATTGCGCTTGACCCCATAGTCATAGACCACAACATGCCATGGCAGTGAGGATGGGTTCTCTACCGGTGCCGGCAACCCCTCTTCGAGCTCCCAACTCCCCTGGGCCCAATCGTACTGTCTGTCGGTAGTTACCTCTCTGGCCAGATCCATACCCTGCAGTCCGGGAAAGGCCTTTGCTGCCGCAATGGCGGCATTCTCATCAATCTGGTCACCTGCAACTATGCAGCCGCTCTGTGCACCCTTCTCTCTGAGAATTCTGGTTAGACGACGAGTATCTATACCTGCAATTGCGACTGTATTGTTGCGCACCAGATACTCTGTAAGGGTCTCTTTGCTACGCCAGTTACTCTGAATTTGCGAACGATCACGAATAACCAGCCCTGCAGTCATCACTGCAGGTGACTCT contains:
- the carA gene encoding glutamine-hydrolyzing carbamoyl-phosphate synthase small subunit; protein product: MATPAILALEDGSLFYGESIGISGSTAVKAVGEVVFNTAMTGYQEILTDPSYMRQIVTLTYPHIGNVGTNPEDEESPAVMTAGLVIRDRSQIQSNWRSKETLTEYLVRNNTVAIAGIDTRRLTRILREKGAQSGCIVAGDQIDENAAIAAAKAFPGLQGMDLAREVTTDRQYDWAQGSWELEEGLPAPVENPSSLPWHVVVYDYGVKRNILRMLVDRGCRLQVVPATTPVEEVLSLNPDGVFLSNGPGDPEPCDYAQNSIKRLLDEKMPLFGICLGHQLLSLASGAKTEKMKFGHHGANHPVQSLQGGEVMITSQNHGFAVDENSLPENLIATHRSLFDKSLQGVERTDCPAFSFQGHPEASPGPHDVAPLFDHFIELMQQARDAAEQGVE